A region from the Riemerella anatipestifer genome encodes:
- the panD gene encoding aspartate 1-decarboxylase produces the protein MLIEVFKSKIHRVKVTESDLNYMGSITIDEELIEAAGIVVGERVYIVNVNNGERFDTYVIKGKRKSGEVCLNGPAARKVQKGDIIIIISYAQMTPEEAQNFQPKIVFPNEETNLLT, from the coding sequence ATGTTAATAGAAGTATTTAAATCAAAGATTCATAGAGTAAAGGTAACAGAGTCTGACCTTAACTATATGGGTAGTATTACAATAGATGAGGAGCTTATAGAAGCGGCAGGTATTGTAGTTGGTGAAAGAGTTTATATTGTAAATGTGAACAATGGTGAGCGTTTTGATACCTATGTAATTAAAGGTAAGAGAAAATCTGGAGAGGTTTGCCTCAATGGTCCTGCGGCGAGAAAGGTGCAGAAGGGAGATATCATCATTATTATTTCTTATGCACAGATGACTCCAGAAGAAGCACAGAATTTCCAACCTAAAATTGTTTTCCCTAACGAAGAAACTAACCTACTTACTTAG
- a CDS encoding lysylphosphatidylglycerol synthase transmembrane domain-containing protein — translation MTAKSNHNPLKTLLTIVISIGFAGLFMWLAVKGLDLESIKQSLAKANYFWVAVAAFFGVLAYWVRAIRWNLLLEPMGYTISNANALWTLSFGYLMNLTIPRSGEVARATALYGVEKVPVDKSFGTIILERVVDLVCMGLFLALTLLFKYDAILSFYKMASAQKQEQQSLQEGNSYSMIISLVLLMLGTLALILFRKKIQQTTIYQKVISFIKGIIDGLKTIFQIRQRLKFILLSLGIWVCYYLAAYLVCFALPETSNLGIADGFFIIVVGTLGMMVPASGGIGAFHFALKIGFMALFLSFGLSPEKGGEVGLSYAFISHTMQLVIMLVMGLIAIPMLAKAKKIAFK, via the coding sequence ATGACGGCTAAAAGTAATCATAATCCGCTTAAGACATTACTTACCATAGTTATATCTATTGGTTTTGCAGGATTGTTTATGTGGTTGGCTGTAAAAGGGTTAGATTTAGAAAGTATTAAGCAATCTCTTGCCAAAGCAAATTACTTTTGGGTAGCGGTGGCCGCTTTTTTTGGAGTGCTGGCGTATTGGGTAAGAGCGATACGCTGGAATTTACTGCTAGAACCTATGGGATACACTATTTCTAATGCCAATGCACTTTGGACTTTATCCTTTGGTTATTTAATGAACCTTACCATTCCTAGAAGTGGCGAAGTAGCAAGAGCGACCGCCCTCTATGGTGTTGAAAAAGTGCCTGTGGATAAATCGTTTGGGACTATTATTCTAGAGAGAGTGGTAGATTTAGTGTGTATGGGGCTTTTTTTAGCATTGACTCTATTGTTTAAATACGATGCTATACTTTCTTTCTACAAAATGGCATCGGCACAAAAACAAGAACAGCAATCCTTACAAGAAGGGAACTCATATAGTATGATTATTTCTTTAGTTTTATTGATGTTGGGTACTTTGGCTTTAATTCTTTTTAGAAAAAAAATACAGCAGACTACAATATATCAGAAAGTAATAAGTTTTATTAAAGGAATTATAGATGGATTAAAGACCATCTTTCAAATCAGGCAAAGGTTGAAGTTTATCCTTTTATCTTTGGGGATTTGGGTATGCTACTATCTAGCGGCGTATTTGGTTTGTTTTGCTTTGCCCGAAACTTCTAACTTGGGTATAGCTGATGGCTTCTTTATTATTGTGGTAGGAACATTAGGAATGATGGTTCCCGCAAGTGGTGGGATAGGAGCTTTCCATTTCGCACTTAAGATAGGATTTATGGCATTGTTTCTATCGTTTGGGTTATCGCCAGAAAAAGGTGGCGAGGTAGGTTTATCTTATGCGTTTATATCTCATACAATGCAGTTGGTAATTATGCTAGTAATGGGGCTTATCGCAATTCCTATGTTAGCGAAGGCTAAGAAAATAGCATTCAAATAA
- the porQ gene encoding type IX secretion system protein PorQ, which produces MKKVFLFLGLVINVLVSAQDGTTVYNFLNMPFSARQAVLGEVVSVRDYDQNLAAVNPALLNVEMDSRLSVNYASYLAGAHYGTVSYTKDLEYGHLVSANVRYLDYGNMPRTDEFGNINGDFSAMDASLGLGYAYQFEDNWTIGSNLNLVTSKIDNYNSMAVVGSLGVAYHNDKSKETVGLVIRNFGYQFKTYNGVREKLPLRIDLGYTKQLDEFPLAFTITAQNLQKWNVSQDYNRNGQETKWTRKLFDHFSFGAELFPEQSFNLRLGYNVKRGNELSIEEQRNFTGLSFGFGLKVSYFRFDYTHSRYHNASNFNLLGVSLDLVELSGYRR; this is translated from the coding sequence TTGAAAAAGGTATTTTTATTTTTAGGATTAGTTATAAATGTGTTGGTGTCGGCTCAAGACGGTACTACGGTTTATAACTTCCTCAATATGCCTTTTTCTGCGAGACAAGCTGTTTTAGGTGAGGTGGTTTCGGTAAGAGATTACGACCAAAACTTAGCGGCAGTTAATCCAGCGTTGCTCAATGTGGAGATGGATTCTAGACTATCCGTAAACTATGCTAGTTATTTGGCTGGTGCTCATTATGGTACAGTAAGTTATACTAAAGACTTGGAGTATGGACATTTAGTTTCTGCCAATGTAAGGTATTTGGATTATGGTAATATGCCTAGAACAGATGAGTTTGGGAATATCAATGGTGATTTTTCTGCGATGGATGCCTCTTTAGGTCTGGGCTATGCTTATCAGTTTGAAGACAATTGGACGATAGGCTCTAATCTTAATCTAGTAACTTCCAAAATAGACAATTATAATTCTATGGCGGTAGTTGGGAGTCTAGGAGTGGCTTATCATAATGATAAATCTAAAGAAACAGTAGGTCTAGTAATAAGAAATTTTGGCTATCAATTCAAGACTTATAATGGTGTTAGAGAAAAGTTACCATTAAGGATAGATTTAGGCTATACCAAACAATTAGACGAATTTCCTTTAGCATTTACTATTACCGCACAAAATCTCCAAAAATGGAATGTTTCTCAAGATTACAACAGAAACGGACAAGAAACTAAATGGACGAGGAAATTGTTTGACCACTTTTCATTTGGAGCAGAGCTATTTCCTGAGCAAAGTTTTAACCTTCGTTTGGGGTATAATGTGAAACGAGGTAACGAGCTAAGTATAGAGGAACAAAGGAATTTCACAGGATTATCTTTCGGATTTGGATTAAAGGTATCCTATTTCCGTTTTGATTATACCCACAGTCGTTATCACAATGCGTCTAACTTTAATTTGTTGGGCGTTTCGTTGGATTTAGTAGAGTTAAGTGGCTACAGAAGATAA
- the cmk gene encoding (d)CMP kinase, whose translation MTKLPVIAIDGYSSTGKSSISKEIAKRLGIIHLDTGALYRAITYFALQNCPSTDGFNTVALVEQLPNIHLEFKEEQHQLSLFLNGENVAEKIRSMEVNQKVSDVAKMPEVRNFLLQTQRDIAANGGVVMDGRDIGSVVLPNADYKFFLTASVEERTKRRFLELKASGVETTMDEVRTNLIERDKKDSERAVAPLVQTEDAICIDNTNLDKEQTIEAILSYIKK comes from the coding sequence ATGACAAAATTACCCGTAATCGCTATAGATGGCTATTCTTCCACAGGGAAAAGTTCTATTTCTAAAGAGATAGCCAAAAGATTGGGGATTATCCATTTAGATACAGGGGCTTTGTATAGAGCCATTACTTATTTTGCCCTTCAGAACTGTCCTTCTACTGATGGATTTAATACTGTTGCTTTGGTGGAACAGTTGCCTAATATTCATTTAGAATTTAAAGAAGAACAGCATCAGTTATCACTTTTCCTTAATGGAGAGAATGTGGCAGAGAAAATCCGTTCTATGGAGGTGAATCAAAAAGTGAGTGATGTTGCTAAAATGCCCGAAGTAAGAAACTTTCTGTTACAAACCCAAAGGGACATTGCGGCTAACGGAGGTGTGGTAATGGACGGTAGGGACATAGGTAGTGTGGTGCTTCCGAATGCTGATTATAAATTTTTCCTCACGGCGAGTGTTGAGGAAAGAACTAAACGAAGATTTCTAGAACTAAAGGCTTCTGGGGTGGAAACTACAATGGACGAAGTGAGAACCAACCTTATTGAACGAGATAAAAAAGACTCGGAGAGGGCGGTAGCTCCTTTAGTCCAAACAGAAGACGCTATTTGTATAGACAATACCAATTTAGATAAAGAGCAGACAATAGAAGCTATCCTAAGCTATATTAAAAAATAA